In Thermodesulfovibrionales bacterium, the sequence TGCCGCACCGCATCGGTATGGAGAACCTCTCAGAAAGACCCTCAAGGGGTATTGGAAATTGAGGGTGGGTGACTACCGTGTGGTTTTCAAGATTGCCGGAAACGAAGTATGGATTCTGGGGATCATGGACAGAAAAGAAGTCTACGAAAAGATAGGCAAGAGAAATTAGTCCTCCCGCCACTTTTATCCCGTGATCCGCAGGATTATACGGGACCGCAGCCATTCCGAACATTGCCATGCAACAGGGGACGGGCGAGGATTATCATAGCCCTCTCGCGCTCTCCCTCTTTTCATT encodes:
- a CDS encoding type II toxin-antitoxin system RelE/ParE family toxin is translated as MPFELHYHPDVRDVDIPAINANMRARIKRAIETRLAAAPHRYGEPLRKTLKGYWKLRVGDYRVVFKIAGNEVWILGIMDRKEVYEKIGKRN